From the genome of Candidatus Eremiobacteraceae bacterium:
CCCAATACGCGCTGTCGGGGATCTGCCTGCGGTAATCCGCCAACTGGACGGCCTGGTCGGGCGACGGATGCGGTGCCCCCGCGAGGCGAGCGTACGATGCAAGCGCGTCGAGGTATGCCTCGCTTTGCGGCGTCTCGGTCGGCGTGAGGCGCATGATCGTGCCGAACACGTAGATCGGAACCGTAGGATGGAGCTCGTGAAAGCGGGCCAGCGCGCCAATCCTGGTGCGTGCGTCGGCGAGCGGCGTTGCTGCGGTGCGCGAGGCCACGAGGCCCCCATACGCGAGCATATCGGCGGAGACCACCAGCGCGCTCAGGCCCGTCGTGTCGAGACCGAGCAGCCAGCGCGTGAGCCCGTCGGCATCGCCGGCCTGAATGAAATGCCCGAGCAGGCCAGGCGGCGGCAGGATCAGTTGCGCGCCGCAAATCGCCGCCGTCCGCTGCGGGAAAAGCTCGGTCGCGGGGCGATCGTCCATCGGGATGAACGCGATGCGTATCGAGCTAGGCGGCGTCGCCGCGGCCGCGGGTGCGACGAGCGCGCCTGCGATCGCGGCGCAAGAGATCGCAGTCGTGAGAAGCGCCCGGGCGGACCACGCCGATAGCCGAGGCGTTGGCGACGGCGAGAGCCGGAGCCACCGAGCGAAGGAGTCAAAATATCCCGAAGATCCGAGCGTCCTCGGCGCAGGCGTGGTCCGCCCGGCGCGAGCCGGCGGTCGAATGAATTCGACCGCTCCATATCGCCGTGTGGGCGGTCGAATGAATTCGACCGCTACACCGAGAGGTAGCGTTGCATCAGCTCCTGATCCGCGCGCAGCTGCGCCGATGTATCGGAGGCTACGATCTGCCCGTCGGAGAGGACGTGGGCGCGATCGGCCACCGCGAGCGCAACGCGGGCGTTCTGCTCGACCAGCAGCATCGTCAGGCCCTCAGTCTTCATCTCCATGATGGCTTTTTGGATCGCCTGCGCGATGACCGGCGCGAGGCCCTCGAGCGGCTCGTCGAGCAAGATGATCGCCGGGTTCTGGATCAGCGCCCGCGCGATCGTCAACATCTGCTGCTCGCCGCCTGACAGCGACTTCCCTTCGTTCGTCTTGCGCTCTTCAAGCCGCGGAAAGAACTCGAACACCTTCTTGTAATCCCACGGGCCTTTGCGGCCTGCAAGCGTGGCAAGCTTGAGGTTCTCCAGCACCG
Proteins encoded in this window:
- a CDS encoding ABC transporter ATP-binding protein translates to MFLEARGLNTYYGKSHILQDVSIDVDRGEVVALIGRNGSGRSTTLKTIAGVTPPRSGTVTLDGQNITGLKPYTISRRGVAYVPEERRIFPNLTVLENLKLATLAGRKGPWDYKKVFEFFPRLEERKTNEGKSLSGGEQQMLTIARALIQNPAIILLDEPLEGLAPVIAQAIQKAIMEMKTEGLTMLLVEQNARVALAVADRAHVLSDGQIVASDTSAQLRADQELMQRYLSV